From a region of the uncultured Desulfatiglans sp. genome:
- a CDS encoding FAD-dependent pyridine nucleotide-disulphide oxidoreductase, whose product MDQTDVLIIGGSAAGIVAATTAKSFHPEKKVTLVRKEENVLVPCGMPYIFGTLESSDQDQIPDSILLNAGIALKIVEVDSIDTEEKVCKIKGNADIRFEKLILATGSTPIRPKWLKGAELENVSTIPKDKIYLDHFKASLSEVENVIIVGGGFIGIEMADELNKSGKKVTVVEMMPHVLSMAFDDELALELEKELRSRGIRLKTGVSVREINGEKNKAVGVTLENGEKLPAEAVILSVGYRPNSALAEKAGLPTNKMGFIQVNEYMKTEHPDIFAVGDCAAKSSFITRSPKPTMLASTSCAEARIAAMSLYKLSTVRLFGGTISIFCTAIGDLAFGAAGVTENLATEREFDILTGTFQGTDQHPGTLPGTQKQTVKLIVAKESGIVLGGEVIGGKSTGELTNLIGFIIQNRMSVDALLTAQIGTHPLLTGPPIAYPLIKAAELVARQQRLS is encoded by the coding sequence TTGGACCAAACAGATGTGTTGATCATTGGAGGCAGTGCGGCCGGTATTGTTGCAGCGACAACAGCCAAATCATTTCATCCGGAGAAAAAAGTAACCTTGGTCAGAAAAGAGGAAAATGTGTTGGTTCCTTGCGGGATGCCATACATTTTCGGAACGCTGGAGTCCAGTGATCAGGATCAGATACCCGACTCCATCCTTCTCAATGCGGGAATCGCGTTGAAAATAGTAGAGGTCGATTCCATCGACACGGAGGAAAAGGTCTGCAAGATCAAAGGAAATGCGGACATCAGGTTCGAAAAGCTCATTCTGGCTACGGGATCCACCCCTATAAGGCCTAAATGGCTGAAAGGAGCGGAATTGGAAAACGTTTCCACGATTCCGAAGGACAAAATCTACCTGGATCACTTTAAAGCCAGCCTGAGCGAGGTTGAAAACGTAATCATTGTCGGCGGCGGTTTCATCGGCATCGAAATGGCTGATGAACTCAACAAATCGGGCAAGAAGGTCACTGTCGTCGAAATGATGCCCCACGTGCTGAGCATGGCATTTGATGATGAACTGGCTTTAGAGCTCGAGAAAGAGCTCCGAAGCAGAGGCATCCGTCTGAAAACGGGGGTCAGCGTTCGGGAAATCAACGGAGAAAAGAACAAAGCAGTCGGAGTAACCCTCGAAAACGGCGAAAAGCTGCCGGCCGAAGCGGTCATCCTGTCGGTCGGATATCGTCCCAATTCCGCGCTTGCGGAAAAGGCGGGGCTCCCCACGAATAAGATGGGGTTCATTCAGGTCAACGAGTACATGAAGACAGAGCATCCGGATATCTTCGCAGTCGGAGACTGTGCCGCAAAAAGCAGCTTTATCACACGGTCCCCCAAACCCACGATGCTCGCCTCCACTTCCTGCGCCGAAGCGCGTATTGCTGCCATGAGTCTATACAAGCTCTCGACGGTCAGGCTGTTCGGTGGGACCATCTCCATCTTCTGCACCGCCATCGGAGACCTGGCATTCGGCGCGGCCGGCGTCACTGAAAACCTGGCGACCGAACGCGAGTTCGACATCCTGACCGGCACCTTTCAGGGAACGGATCAGCACCCGGGAACTTTGCCTGGCACGCAGAAGCAAACCGTAAAGCTGATCGTGGCAAAGGAATCGGGAATCGTTCTGGGCGGAGAGGTGATCGGCGGAAAATCTACGGGCGAACTGACCAATCTGATCGGCTTTATCATTCAAAACAGGATGAGTGTG
- a CDS encoding hypothetical protein (Evidence 5 : Unknown function), which yields MGTWEMGCGQPVKQVSIYKHDLLVSCDFNRLNSVDPLYRQMSECKGPV from the coding sequence GTGGGAACGTGGGAAATGGGTTGCGGGCAACCGGTGAAACAGGTTAGTATTTATAAACATGATCTGCTAGTATCTTGTGATTTCAATAGATTAAACAGTGTCGACCCTCTTTACCGGCAGATGTCGGAATGCAAGGGTCCAGTATAA
- a CDS encoding hypothetical protein (Evidence 5 : Unknown function) yields the protein MVFLANLGVNLHVCLCGDLQVASAQTLDFLDIGQKSSFPDWKLSPTAKSFPDGR from the coding sequence ATGGTCTTTTTGGCCAATCTCGGCGTCAATCTGCACGTTTGCTTGTGCGGCGACCTGCAGGTCGCCTCCGCACAAACGCTTGATTTCCTTGATATTGGCCAAAAATCCTCATTTCCGGATTGGAAACTTAGTCCTACCGCGAAATCATTTCCGGATGGACGCTAA